CTAGGATAGCCTGAAAGCCCTGTCAATTAAACCCATAGCTACTCCCCTCTTTTGGCTGTTTGGATGGCTGGAAAAGAAGCTGAGATATCGTTCAGAAAAGGTCGGTTTGTGATACCAGTCAAATATCAGTCTTTCATTGGCAGCTATTATCGTTGTGTCGAGAAAATTAAGggtgttgttattattaatttctattgtaAACTGTAGCCTGTTGTGAAtgaagttaaaaatgttaagggTGTCTTGTAAGAACTCAAGGGGCGCCGCAGATGCAACGTCGTCGACATAGCGGAAATAAAAAGGTGGAATATATTTGAGTCGTTTCAAGGCCTTATTCTCAAGATCCCGCATGACAATCTCCGCAGCGTCAGAGGACAGAGGAGACCCCATAGGACTGCCGTGTGTCTGTCTATAAATGACATTGTCAAATGTGAAGTATGTAGAATCAAGCACGAACTTGATAGCGGCTACGAATTCTTCACGCGGTAATTTAGTATTTGGACCTATGAGATTCCACTGTCTACATATGCTGTCAATGACCAAGTCGGTCGGAACATTCGTAAAAAGCGAGATAACATCTAAAGAAAATAACACGAATTCAGGGGGAAACTCTTTGTTGTTCAGCTTTTCGAAAAATGTAAAGCTGTCCTTGATGCTGGATCCACTTATAGGCAAACTCTTGTGTAGGATCTTTTGTAGGAAAGAAGCTAGGTCATACAGAGGAGTGTTAATGGAAGACACAATGATTCTGAGTGGGCAATCGGGTTTGTGGATCTTAGGTAGGCCATAAGCCCTAGGTAAGATGCCGTCACTGACATGTAGGGAGCGATATTCCTGCTgtgtgatatattttttatttttccaacgCGTAAGGAGGGAGACCAGCGTTGAAATGATCTTTCTGGTAGGATTTCTATCAATAATGGAGTAGGTGGTTTCGTCTCCTAGTAAAGCACTCATTTTCTCCATGTATTCAGACTTCAGCATAGCTACTGTGGTGTTGCCTTTGTCTGCCCTCGTGAAAATGATCTCGGGATGGTGACGGATAAAGATGTTGGTATCTCTCAAGGCTGATCTTAACTCCAACCCAATGGAGTCCAAGGAAGGGTTGGAATCGAAAAGCCTGTTAACAATTGCGGAGGTGTAGTTCCTCAGACCAACCTTCTTAATGGCCGGTAATCTGTAGGCACTACTCTCCACTCTCTTGATAAATTCAAAGCATATCTTGCTCTTATTGTCAGAGAAAGGAAGGCTAAAACCGTCACCAAGCTGGAGTAAGTCCTGAACGACGCGAGGGATAGAAATTCTCTTGTTGCGCTCGGCgatgtatatttgtttataatttgttatacgTTCGCGTGCTCTTGAGATCACGGCGTGCGCTTTGACCTCACATTCGGGGCTCAGACGAACACACATCGTTCTCCACACAGCGAATATGTCAGAGACGTCTGAATGCGGTTCGTGTAGTACGCAGTAAGTTACGCATATTTTCCATCTTTTGTAATGGCCCTAATGGTTACTGCATTCGGTAGTTCTGCCGGGCCACAGTTTGCTGctttcgtctctctctctttgattCCCGCTGTCAATGCTACGTGGGTGCTTACCGGACATACGCGCCGTAACATACACTTGAAGAAAGATCTGAACGCGCACCTGGCGTCCTCAAAATGCTAATCATAACATCTGCGCTTGCGTTTCGCATTAACCGATTGCGATACCATTGTACGCGTGCATATCCGATATTGTAATCAGCCCATTGCGATACCGCGTCGTTGCGTTcacattaacttttatatgagTCACTGAAGAGGGCCCGATTTAGGGCCGAAACGTTTGATTGATcttaatgttttaatgttttgactgcaaatataatttttccgcaTATTCGATCCTGCATCGGCTCTCATAgccaattatttcttaaatagaatAGAGATATTCGAAAGACGATTAAATACAGCGCATGAAATTGAACGAGACTAAACTAATGactataatacataatatacatcaTGGCGAGCGCCAAACATACGATATCACACAAAGATGCTAAGGCTAGATGCCACAAAATGGGCATGTATCGTCGATTATGCAGAAGCGGAATGCAAGTTAtatattgacggcagggagctgatgccgaggagatcaatcccgtttacgcgaaggaattgtCGTAAGTTATTATCGgttcaacttattttttatccttttttagttttaagaattagaaaaagataaaaatgctttcttttcatttcatatatacattttacatgtcctccttctctcttttattcacTTATACTATCTGTTGTACTTCGAAATCACTTATCTCgtttatctttcttctttttacgtcttcttttcctttgatgttacttaaaatttgtaacttttccatttttattgttagtagAATATGTTCctcaaatttgacaatttatttctaaaacattccatattatattatgcactatataaattaaactatgtataatatatataaaataattatatgtatgtttgtgAATTATAGCAATTAGATAAGGAACTAAAGTTTCGTCATATCTGAAAAATGGCACCACCGA
This Temnothorax longispinosus isolate EJ_2023e unplaced genomic scaffold, Tlon_JGU_v1 HiC_scaffold_272, whole genome shotgun sequence DNA region includes the following protein-coding sequences:
- the LOC139824139 gene encoding uncharacterized protein — protein: MCVRLSPECEVKAHAVISRARERITNYKQIYIAERNKRISIPRVVQDLLQLGDGFSLPFSDNKSKICFEFIKRVESSAYRLPAIKKVGLRNYTSAIVNRLFDSNPSLDSIGLELRSALRDTNIFIRHHPEIIFTRADKGNTTVAMLKSEYMEKMSALLGDETTYSIIDRNPTRKIISTLVSLLTRWKNKKYITQQEYRSLHVSDGILPRAYGLPKIHKPDCPLRIIVSSINTPLYDLASFLQKILHKSLPISGSSIKDSFTFFEKLNNKEFPPEFVLFSLDVISLFTNVPTDLVIDSICRQWNLIGPNTKLPREEFVAAIKFVLDSTYFTFDNVIYRQTHGSPMGSPLSSDAAEIVMRDLENKALKRLKYIPPFYFRYVDDVASAAPLEFLQDTLNIFNFIHNRLQFTIEINNNNTLNFLDTTIIAANERLIFDWYHKPTFSERYLSFFSSHPNSQKRGVAMGLIDRAFRLS